The window GCAGATGCACAGCATCAATTGAAGTCACTTACAGAAGAAAATGAACACTTGAAGCGGCAATTAAAAATGACAGAAGAAGATTACCGGGCACTCATTGGTATTGTTGAAAGAGTCAAACAGAATATCAGCTTAAAAGAATATGCTAAATAAAGAGACGCCCCTCACAGAGAAAGGAGGGGCGTTTTGTGATCAGTCTTTAAGCGGATTCACCTGTATTTTTTTGAATATGAGCGGGCTCCCAGATGAGTGGATTTTCACCCTTATCGCGCTCCATATCATATTTTACTGCTTCAAAGCCCATTTTATCCCAAAAACCGGCTGATTTGACGCGCGGATTGGTCCGAATTGGCAACCCGAACGATTTGGCGAATTCAACAAGTGCTTCGCCGTACCCTTTGCGCTGATACCCAGGAAGCACTTCCAGCTTCCACAGCTCTAAATAATCATGGTTGTGGTTAAAATACGTTGTCGTTGAGCCGTCCACTTGATAAAGGCTCATACGTGCCACTAGCTTATCTCCAAAATAAATCCCGTAAAATGGAGAGTTGCTGTCATTTTCAATCATATTGCTTTCAAGGTCTTCAAGCATGGATAGCTCTTGTATGCCGTATTCCTTAAATTGTTTAAATTCCTCTAAAGTTTTGTAATTAATTAGAAGTCGTTTTACTTGTGCCATATGATCTTCCCCCTTACACACATAATGTCGACAGTGATGTCATTGAAGGCGTTTTCATCCCACCCGCCTCGAAAAGTTTTTACACTTATTATTATAGTTTTTAAATTAAAAAAATTCAATCATAGCGCGCCATCTGCTTTTTGCATCACGACATGAACCTGTTACAATAATTGATATAATGAAGTAAACAGAAAAAGGGAAGTGCGGCAGTTGAACATTGGAATCATTGGCGGCGGTGCGATTGGTCTGCTTTGTGCTAGTTATTTATCACAGCATCATGACATCACGGTCATTACAAGAAGAAAAGAGCAGGCAGAAGAGATTCGAGCATCAGGCATTCAGCGAACAGTAAAAGGAGAAACATGTCAGGCGGCTGTTCATGCACAGACAGGAATAACAGGAGTATTTGATTTGCTCATCGTGACGGTGAAATATCATCATTTGCAAGATGTGCTCGATGAACTAACGACATTACCTCGTCAGCGTATCTTATTTTTACAGAACGGAATGGCTCACTTATTAGATTTGGAGAATTGGAAAACGGCACATTCATTATATATAGGTGTGGTAGAGCACGGGGCTATGAAGATGTCAGATCATGCAGTGGACCATACAGGTATCGGTGTTATCAAGTGGGGGGCATTTCAGCATGAGGAAGCAGCTGATATAAAAAATGCATTGAATGAGACATCATCTCATTTTCAAATGATCTATACGGATGAATGGAAAAAGGTGCTGGAGGAAAAACTGCTTGTCAATGTCTGTATTAACCCGCTGACAGCTTTGCTGCATGTGAGAAACGGGGAATTGATCGCAAACCCCTCATATGAATACATGATGAAATGTGCATTTGAAGAAGCGGTATCCATCTTGGGCTTGTCTGAAAAAGAGCGGCTCTGGCCTTATGTCATCTCTATTTGTGAGAAAACGGCTGCTAATCAGTCGTCTATGCTTCAAGATATAGTGAAAGGCCGCCAAACCGAAAGAAAAGCCATCGTTGGCTATCTTTTAAAAAAGGCTCAAGCTCAAGAGATTCTGGCGCCACATCTCACTTTCTTTTATCGAAGCTTGGAAGTATTGGAAAAAAAGCAAACAAAATCTTTTGAGTGAGATCATTTACATGCTATACTTTTTTCGGGAAACTAACTATTTATTGAAGAAAGGAAGTTCTAAACATGCAATTGACTGAACTTTCCATCCGAAGTCAGAATTTATTCATACGTGATTATATAGAAGAAAAAAAAGAGATGACGACTTTTTTTGATTATGATATACATTCTGAGCACACATGGAAAAAGAGATACGACGATCTCATGGAAATGAGCTTCCCGCGCGAGGCTTTAGCGGATTATATGAGCGCATACCATGCAAAGTTTGAATCGGAAGCGATGCGTCAGAACATTGAAAAGATCCGTGATGAACGGAGTGTCATGGTGGTTGGAGGACAGCAGGCTGGTCTATTAACAGGACCGCTTTATACCATACATAAAATCATATCCATCATTCAGTTTGCAAAAGAAAAAGAAACAGAGCTTGGGGTCCCTGTGATTCCGGTCTTTTGGGTAGCCGGTGAGGATCATGACGTAGATGAAATTAATTTTGTATACACGTCTGGCGAAAAAGGACCAGTGAAACAAAAGCTGCCATTACATAACGTCAAAAAAGCGGCTGCGAAAAGAATCCCGCTTGATCAAGAAAAAACCGAGAAATGGCTCCGTGATGTGTTTTCAACATATGAAGAATCTGCGTATACCAATGACTTGCTCGATCAGCTTCTTCGATGTTTACGCAAATCACAAACCTTTACTGATTTCTTTGAATGGATTGTAAGTGACCTCTTTGAAGAAGATGGGCTGCTTTTATTTAATTCAGGCGACTTAGGTGTCAAACCGCTTGAGCGTGCGTTATTCAAGCACATTGTCGAGACAAATGATGCAGTCACTGCTCGCTTAAAAGACACGCAGGCCGCCATGAAACGAGCAGGATATCAGCCGATCATTGAAGCTGGTGACAGTCAGGCAAACCTATTTTACGAATATGATGAGGAACGTTTCCTAATTGAGAAAGAGAACGGCCGGTTTTCTATATCAGAAGTGGGGCTTACATGGACAAAGGAAGAGCTTCTGCAGGAAGTTGAGGAGCACCCAGAACGGTTTAGCAACAATGTGGTGACGCGTCCCTTGATGCAGGAAACCCTTCTCCCAACACTTGCTTTTATGGCAGGATACGGTGAGGTTAACTATTGGGGAGAACTGAAAGGAATCTTTGAGCATTTTAAATTGAAGATGGCGCCTGTTCTTCCAAGACTGCATGTGACCATTCTTGAAAGACACATCAACAAGAAACTGCCGGTTAGAGAACTGTCGGTAGAAGAAGTGCTGACAAGCGGAGTGAATGAAAAGAAAGAAGCGCACTTTCAGCAAAGTCTTCCGGACAGCTTTGTTCAAGCAGTTCAACAGGCTAAACGTGAATTAGCGAATGCTCATGGTGTGATGAGACAAGAAGCACTGGAGATTGAACCAAACTTCGAGCAGCTGCTAGATAAAAATGCCAAATTTATCGAAGACCAGCTTCAATTTGTTTATCAAAAGGTGGCGCAGCGTGTGGAAGAGAAGGAAGGATATATCCTTCGGGACTTTGAACGGATTGAAAATAGTTTAAAACCACTGGACGCCCCGCAAGAAAGAATTTGGAATATCATGTATTTTTTAAACAAATATGGACCAGAATTCTTCAAAACGTTCAAAAATCTGCCATTTTCATTTCAAAACAAGCAACAAATTGTCAAACTTTGAAATAAAGTTTTAATGAACCCTGACTAGTTCAGGGTTTTTTTTTATGTAGAAACAGTGTAGAATAAGTTTTGTGGAGAGAAGTGGTGGATAGTGGAGAGTAAGGGTGAGAAAGTGGGGCTCTGATTATCATGTTCATGGGTGAATACCAGCATACGATTGATACAAAAGGGCGCATGATCATCCCTGCTAAATTTAGAGACGGTCTCGGAGAACAGTTTGTGCTGACGAGAGGGCTTGATCAATGTTTATTTGGCTACCCTATGAGTGAGTGGAAACTAATCGAAGAGAAACTCAAAGCACTACCGCTAACGAAAAAAGATGCACGTGCGTTTACCCGGTTCTTCTTCTCTGGCGCAGTCGAATGCGATCTGGACAAGCAGGGGCGTATAAACATCGCATCAAACCTACTCCAATATGCAAAACTCGAAAAAGAATGTGTGGTCATCGGCGTTTCAAATCGAATTGAGTTGTGGAGTAAGTCGATCTGGGAACAATATACAGAAGAGCAAGAAGATTCTTTTGCTGAAATTGCTGAAAACATGATTGGATTTGATATATAATAATCCCTTGTGCAGCAAGCTTTCTACACATTCATTTCTATTTGAAAAAGGTGGGACCATAACATCATGTTTCAACATGAGACAGTATTATTAAAAGAAACAGTTGACGGTTTAAACGTAAAAGAAGACGGTACATATGTGGACTGCACGCTGGGCGGAGCAGGTCATAGCTCATATTTACTATCTCAATTATCAGAAAAAGGAACATTGATTGGATTTGACCAAGACGATGCTGCACTGGATCATGCACGAGAGAAGCTCGCGGATGCTAAAGCGAACATTCTTTTCATAAAAAGTAACTTCCGATATTTAAAAGAACGTCTGAATGAACAAGGTATTACAAGCGTAGACGGTGTGATTTTTGACCTTGGGGTTTCATCTCCTCAGCTCGACACACCAGAGAGAGGCTTTAGTTATCACCATGATGCACCTCTTGACATGCGAATGGATCAATCAGCCGCATTGTCGGCAAAAAAAGTGGTGAATGAATGGCCATTTGAAGATCTAGTTCGGATTTTCTACAAATATGGGGAAGAAAAATTCAGCAAGCAAATCGCACGCAAAATTGAAGAAGCAAGAAAAAAAGCGCCAATTGAAACAACGGGTGAGCTTGTCGACATTATCAAAGAAGGAATTCCGGCACCTGCAAGACGAACTGGCGGACATCCAGCGAAAAGAGTGTTTCAAGCGATCCGAATTGCCGTAAATGATGAATTGAAAGTATTTGAAGAAGCACTAGAACAAGCAATAGAGTTACTCAATCCGAAGGGGAGAATTTCTGTCATTACATTCCATTCACTTGAAGACCGGATTTGTAAAAGTACATTTAGAGAAATGTCTTCTCTTCCAGAACTTCCGCACGGACTACCAGTGATTCCAGAAGGACTTGAACCAAAGCTGAAGCTGATCACGAGAAAACCGATCGTTGCATCAGAACAAGAGCTGGAACATAACAACCGTGCCCGTTCAGCGAAGCTCCGAATTGCAGAAAAAAAGTAAAACGACACCATAGATGATGATAAAAAGGAGGTTTCTTATGAGTAATTTGGCTTATCAAAGAGAAGTGAAGCAACATCAAACAGAGCAGCAAGGCCAATCGGTTGTCATTAAAAGAAGAGGTTCTATCACACTTGGTGAAAAAATCTTACTTGTCATGTTTGTCATGGCTCTTATGTGCAGCTCCATTCTCATCATTTCTAAAGCCTTTGCTGTCTATCACGCCAATATTGAAGTGCAGAAATTAGAACAGCAAGTATCTTTAGAATCGAAGAAGATCACTGAGCTTCAAAAGGAAAAAGACTTGCTGAGTGAACCAGAAAGAATCATCGAAGCCGCGAAAAAAGCAGGCTTGAGCATATCGAAAGATGTTAAGAAGGTCGATTAACATGGCGATGCCTAAAAAGAATAAAATGATGAACAGAGGCGCGGCAATTGCAAGTATTTGCTTCGCCCTGTTTTTCTTTATCATCCTATCACGTTTTATCTATATTCAGATTACAGGAACGGTTGATGGACAAGTGTTAGCCGCCAAGGCTAATGAACAATATCAATCGAAGAAAACACTTGAAGCCAAAAGAGGGTCTATTTTAGACCGGAATGGAAATGTGATTGCTGAGGATACATCTGTGTATAAGCTCATTGCGGTCATGAGCAAGAAAATGACAGTGGACCCTAAGCACCCAATGCATGTCGTCGATAAAGAAAAGACGGCAAAAGAGCTCTCAAAAGTTATCGATATGAGTGAAAGCGAAATTTTAAAGCGTCTCAATACAAAAGATGCATTCCAAGTTGAGTTTGGTAAAGCGGGGAAAGATATTAGTTTTTCAACGAAGGAAAAAATTGAAAAGCTAAAGCTTCCAGGGGTCGCATTTGAAAAAGACACGAAGCGATATTATCCAAACGGCATGTTTGCTTCTAACCTGATCGGTTATGCCAGATTAGATGAGGCGACAAAGGACATGTCAGGTGCAATGGGACTTGAGAAGGCACTGAACAAATATTTAAAAGAAAAAGACGGCTATGTGACATATAACAGTGACAGAAGCGGATGGGCCTTGCCGAATAGTAAAGAAGACATTGTCGCCCCGAAAGACGGGAAAAATGTCACGCTGACCATCGATCAAAAAATTCAAGCGTTTCTTGAAGAAAGTATGACGCAGGTTGCCAAAAAGTATAAGCCGAAGAAAATCATTGCCACAGTCGTTGATCCGAAAACTGGAAAGGTTCTCGCGATGGGGCAGCGGCCAAGCTTTAATTTAAATGAACTAAACATTACGAATTATAACAATGATGTCATTTCATATGCGTTTGAACCAGGTTCGACGATGAAGATCTTTACCCTCGCTGCGGCGATCCAAGAAGGGGTCTATCAAGGCAGTGACAAATATCAATCTGGTACTTATAAAGTAGGCGGCGGCCTTGTGAGAGACCACAACAACGGAAATGGCTGGGGGAAAATTGACTTTCATCAAGGGGTTCTCCGCTCATCAAACGTGGCCTTTGCAAAGCTGGCGAAAGAAAAACTAGGCTTCACACGATACGAACAATATTTGCAGAAGTTCCATTTCTATGACAAAACGGGGATTGACTTGCCGAACGAAGCGTCTAGCAAAATCAATTATAGATACGAATATGACAAAGCATCGACGGCTTATGGTCAAGCGTCAGCCATCACACCGATTCAACAAATCGAAGCAGCCACAGCGATAGCAAACGGCGGAACAATGATGAAGCCATATGTCATTGACCATATTACAGACCCGAATACAAACAAAACGATTTTGCAGCACGAACCAACAGCAGCAGGAAAACCGATTTCATCTGATACAGCGAAGCAAGTTCGCGACATTTTAGGTGAGGTTGTTTCCTCAAAAATTGGAACAGGTCAGCCTTACCAAATCAAAGGATTCGACGTTGCTGGAAAAACAGGAACGGGGCAAATTGGGGGTGCCGGCGGTTACCTCCAAGGAAGAAACGATTACGTCTTTTCATTTATGGGAATGGCGCCAAAAGATGATCCGAAGCTGCTTGTTTATGTAGCTGTACAGCAGCCGCAGCTGTCTGAAACAGAAACAGGGTCTGCCCCGGTTTCTCAAATCTTTAACCCTGTGATGAAAAATAGTCTGCTATATTTAAATATTGCACCAACAAAAACAGACGATAAAAAATCAGGCGAACAAAAAGTGAAACAAGAAACGATGCCTTCATTCCTTGATTTAGAAGTGAAGCAGGCAGAAACAGAAGCCAAAAATAAACACTTAGCGCCTGTTGTCATCGGCGACGGCCTGTCTATTAAACGCCAGTGGCCGAGTGCGGGCTCTGAATTCTCTGAAAGCCAGAAAGTCTTCTTGAAAACAGCAGGGAAAACCATTAAGATGCCTGACATGACAGGCTGGTCCAGAAGGGAAGTCCTTCAATATGCTTCGATTTCCGGTGTGCATATAGAAACAAATGGACAAGGATATGCTGTAAAACAAAGTGTCAAAAGTGGAGCGGAGATTTCAGACAAAGTCGTCACTGTGACATTTAAAAGCCCAAATTAACTTTAAACCTAGCAAACCGCTTGCTAGGTTTTTTCTTTTGCTCCAGCTGAATATCACGTAGCGTTCTACAAAGGGACGGGCCTGCATATGATGAAAACAAGCCATATGTAAGGAGTGAACCGGGCGTGCGAGTGTCAAGTGTAACAGTGAGAAAACGATTGCTTTTCGTGCTGCTGTTTGGGGTGATCATTTTTTTCATCATAGATACTAGATTAGGATATGTGCAGTTTATTATGGGCGAGAAGCTGACAAGCTTAGCAAAAGATTCATGGAGCCGAAACCTTCCATTC is drawn from Bacillus pumilus and contains these coding sequences:
- a CDS encoding N-acetyltransferase; protein product: MAQVKRLLINYKTLEEFKQFKEYGIQELSMLEDLESNMIENDSNSPFYGIYFGDKLVARMSLYQVDGSTTTYFNHNHDYLELWKLEVLPGYQRKGYGEALVEFAKSFGLPIRTNPRVKSAGFWDKMGFEAVKYDMERDKGENPLIWEPAHIQKNTGESA
- a CDS encoding 2-dehydropantoate 2-reductase: MNIGIIGGGAIGLLCASYLSQHHDITVITRRKEQAEEIRASGIQRTVKGETCQAAVHAQTGITGVFDLLIVTVKYHHLQDVLDELTTLPRQRILFLQNGMAHLLDLENWKTAHSLYIGVVEHGAMKMSDHAVDHTGIGVIKWGAFQHEEAADIKNALNETSSHFQMIYTDEWKKVLEEKLLVNVCINPLTALLHVRNGELIANPSYEYMMKCAFEEAVSILGLSEKERLWPYVISICEKTAANQSSMLQDIVKGRQTERKAIVGYLLKKAQAQEILAPHLTFFYRSLEVLEKKQTKSFE
- the bshC gene encoding bacillithiol biosynthesis cysteine-adding enzyme BshC; the protein is MQLTELSIRSQNLFIRDYIEEKKEMTTFFDYDIHSEHTWKKRYDDLMEMSFPREALADYMSAYHAKFESEAMRQNIEKIRDERSVMVVGGQQAGLLTGPLYTIHKIISIIQFAKEKETELGVPVIPVFWVAGEDHDVDEINFVYTSGEKGPVKQKLPLHNVKKAAAKRIPLDQEKTEKWLRDVFSTYEESAYTNDLLDQLLRCLRKSQTFTDFFEWIVSDLFEEDGLLLFNSGDLGVKPLERALFKHIVETNDAVTARLKDTQAAMKRAGYQPIIEAGDSQANLFYEYDEERFLIEKENGRFSISEVGLTWTKEELLQEVEEHPERFSNNVVTRPLMQETLLPTLAFMAGYGEVNYWGELKGIFEHFKLKMAPVLPRLHVTILERHINKKLPVRELSVEEVLTSGVNEKKEAHFQQSLPDSFVQAVQQAKRELANAHGVMRQEALEIEPNFEQLLDKNAKFIEDQLQFVYQKVAQRVEEKEGYILRDFERIENSLKPLDAPQERIWNIMYFLNKYGPEFFKTFKNLPFSFQNKQQIVKL
- the mraZ gene encoding division/cell wall cluster transcriptional repressor MraZ, encoding MFMGEYQHTIDTKGRMIIPAKFRDGLGEQFVLTRGLDQCLFGYPMSEWKLIEEKLKALPLTKKDARAFTRFFFSGAVECDLDKQGRINIASNLLQYAKLEKECVVIGVSNRIELWSKSIWEQYTEEQEDSFAEIAENMIGFDI
- the rsmH gene encoding 16S rRNA (cytosine(1402)-N(4))-methyltransferase RsmH; the encoded protein is MFQHETVLLKETVDGLNVKEDGTYVDCTLGGAGHSSYLLSQLSEKGTLIGFDQDDAALDHAREKLADAKANILFIKSNFRYLKERLNEQGITSVDGVIFDLGVSSPQLDTPERGFSYHHDAPLDMRMDQSAALSAKKVVNEWPFEDLVRIFYKYGEEKFSKQIARKIEEARKKAPIETTGELVDIIKEGIPAPARRTGGHPAKRVFQAIRIAVNDELKVFEEALEQAIELLNPKGRISVITFHSLEDRICKSTFREMSSLPELPHGLPVIPEGLEPKLKLITRKPIVASEQELEHNNRARSAKLRIAEKK
- the ftsL gene encoding cell division protein FtsL; the protein is MSNLAYQREVKQHQTEQQGQSVVIKRRGSITLGEKILLVMFVMALMCSSILIISKAFAVYHANIEVQKLEQQVSLESKKITELQKEKDLLSEPERIIEAAKKAGLSISKDVKKVD
- a CDS encoding penicillin-binding protein yields the protein MPKKNKMMNRGAAIASICFALFFFIILSRFIYIQITGTVDGQVLAAKANEQYQSKKTLEAKRGSILDRNGNVIAEDTSVYKLIAVMSKKMTVDPKHPMHVVDKEKTAKELSKVIDMSESEILKRLNTKDAFQVEFGKAGKDISFSTKEKIEKLKLPGVAFEKDTKRYYPNGMFASNLIGYARLDEATKDMSGAMGLEKALNKYLKEKDGYVTYNSDRSGWALPNSKEDIVAPKDGKNVTLTIDQKIQAFLEESMTQVAKKYKPKKIIATVVDPKTGKVLAMGQRPSFNLNELNITNYNNDVISYAFEPGSTMKIFTLAAAIQEGVYQGSDKYQSGTYKVGGGLVRDHNNGNGWGKIDFHQGVLRSSNVAFAKLAKEKLGFTRYEQYLQKFHFYDKTGIDLPNEASSKINYRYEYDKASTAYGQASAITPIQQIEAATAIANGGTMMKPYVIDHITDPNTNKTILQHEPTAAGKPISSDTAKQVRDILGEVVSSKIGTGQPYQIKGFDVAGKTGTGQIGGAGGYLQGRNDYVFSFMGMAPKDDPKLLVYVAVQQPQLSETETGSAPVSQIFNPVMKNSLLYLNIAPTKTDDKKSGEQKVKQETMPSFLDLEVKQAETEAKNKHLAPVVIGDGLSIKRQWPSAGSEFSESQKVFLKTAGKTIKMPDMTGWSRREVLQYASISGVHIETNGQGYAVKQSVKSGAEISDKVVTVTFKSPN